CCAACAGTTCATAGATATCCATATCTAATTCTTGACATCATATATACGATTATTACCTAAAATGTGTCAGTTTTGTATGTCTTTGAAAAAAGGTCTCACCTTATTTGTGGTGTAACCTGTCGGGCATTGGGTCGCAGGGTCGTGCAGAGAGCAATACAACACAGTGTCATGAAGACCTgcacaaaacatgaaacacaaatttaCAGCTCCAACTttaacagaggaaaaaaaaaacacacacaatttgtTACAACCTACACAGGCCGAGCACGTAGCAAGGTGATGGGGTGAAATGCTTCATTACTTCATGTTAATGTGGAGACTCTACGTCTGAGGAGAGGAATGAGGTGTGGTCTTATCAGcaaacacagctgcagcagatgaTCAAAAGGTgcaggaaacaaaaggcttcaTGGCAGAAAATACTCGTATTAATTCTAATTATTCAATCAATGCCCTTCCCTTCAGGGACTTAAGAGACAGAACAGTAGTAATCCTCTGACAGTTTACCACAAGTGGCGTTACAGTGATTACATTTCTAATTTCTAATGTCTTTGCCTGAGGCAGAATAAAGCTTACCGTTGTACAGCAAAGCCGAATGAGGTCGCACTCTGGGGCATTTTAATATCACTCAGAACAGCAGCGCTAATCAGCTTGCCAATATTGAACGAAACACTGTACATTTGGAGGCAATTTGCTCCAGCCTTTTTAATTTAGCCAGTACAAATGTATTCATACATCTTGAGCTCTGAAGAGTAAATTTACACAGTGTGCATGAATGACATTTACATCAATCAACGAGTCACACAACTGACTCACAAATATGATTACCGCATGGTGTTAAAGAATAATCGTGAGGGGacacaacagcaaaaaaggTTCTTTCAAAACAGTCCTTCTCCTCAGTGACAGCAAATGATATGGTTAGGACTGATTCTGGGCAGATTTTACTTCTTGTTTGAACATATCTTTTTGAACTAATATGGAGTAACACAGCTTTGAGAAACGTACCCTTTCATAATCTAGAAATGTGGGAAATATAGGAATGTTAAATCTGCAAAACGAAATGTGAGCGTGTGTATCACAATCTGATGTAAGGGACTTTCCCTTTTTCCATTTCTAACATCGCGCCTTGAAATGTCTGCTTGGACAAATTAATTATTAGAAAACTTTGTATCTAATTAACACATCAAATGATGTTgagcttgaaaagaaaaacaccccACAGCGTCCACAAAGTTTTAAAGCTTTCAATTACACTTCGAACTTGCAATTAAGACTCTAGCCTTTTTATGGCTGTATAAAAATTCTGCTGCATTAATGTAAATACAACAATGTTTGATTATAAGTTAGACAAAGGCTCATAACGAAGTGTTATTTTACTATTAGAACATATTGGAATATCTTTAGGagactttttaaatcatgtcTAATCAAAGCTATTTAATCTGATAGAACCGTGGTTCTTATCTGGTCTAGCCTCAAGACCAACCATCAATGgctttctgatgttttttaacCAATCGGATTAACTGAATGAAAAGAAAtggtttggacctcagacggtacaaaacaagtgacagaacaaagaaaagggaacataacaaaaatgtttacaaagagCTTCACAGACAGTATTCACCACTGAAAACACATGTTAAGAAACACTGAGTTAGAATAAAACTTCTCCTGATTTGACTTCATACTGCACAATGACAATAAAAGGCTTTCTATTCCACTGCTGATTCCTCTCTGGAAAACACTGACAGGGGACAGAAAATGAGGGAAATGTAATTTAACTTTAACAAATGTACCTGAAAACTTGACGAATCCGTCCTTAAactcctccatcacttcctggTGTTCTGCTCTAGAGGAGGGAAACAAAAGTGATGAGGATGGACGCTGGATTTCAGAGatacttttgtgtgtgtggtgactTTAGCTTACATGTTGGACAGGGTGACCTGTGTGACGGACGGTAGGTTGCTGAGGCTGTGCAGTGTGTCCTGGGTAAGGTGGGGCACCGTCCCGAAGTGTGTGTACAACAGACACCCCGGGACGTCAAGAGCGTGCTGTCCCGTCCTGCCAAGCCCCTTCAACACACCCACACGACTACCTCCCTGAAGCACTCGGGAGAGCTCCAGCTTCATCCTGTTGCCGGCCATGCAGTCGATGTAACCCAGCCTACGTGAACTAATGTTGGAAGTGAACACGTGAACTCGCCTTCCCCTTCCCCACTCAACGTGTTACCACTCGAGTCTTCCTTTTTGCCGAGAAAACAATACGTATAAAAACCGgtcttaatttattttaacgttaaaaaaaaaaaccatctttCTAgcttctctaaaaaaaaaaactaaactgcaCGACAGATCCGCAAGTCGAGGGAATGTGACGTCATCACCAACTGCCCATTTCTACAAAACTACAAATGgtgctatcttttttttttttttttttttcttttaaatcaaagcAAAAAGTTATTGACCTGCTTTGTTAATAAACGGCACCAACCAATTCGATTCTTTAAGTtaactattttttgtttttagtaaaTCTAAAACACAATTTGACTCGCCGTTGCTGTGGTTACCAGAGAAGCACATGAACGACAAAGAAAGCGTGGTGGGACATGTAGTCCTGACATTCTCCGATAAGTCTAGAAATCGGGTTAAGCCACTACATTACCCAGGAAGCCATGTAACGAGGAGGGCAGTTTGGTGTTCAATTCTTGTGTTTGCTTTGGCACTCTGTGGTGACTTATTCACATGTTacgtttaaatacatttgaccTGGTTTTCCCTCTAAACTTAGCGTTTGGGAGGAAATGTATCTTAATAGTTGGTATTTGATTATAGGCTCGTAGCGGAGAGTTAAAGCTCTGTCGTCAAACAGATGGCGTTCCCAGGTCATAATCCTCACCTGTTTAATTGGAGGAAGCTCGGCAAGAGTGAAACAACTGCACACAAGGTAAATTAAACCTTTAATACTAAATCAAGAGTTATAAAGCGTTTGTAATATCTCTGAGGTAAAATGacttttctaaataaataattatatgGGGCGCCGATTGTGAAGTTGCGcacactacaaataacaacaaaatcactttttattcacatttagataaatatttgtgaactttgtcatatctacttttgtgaataaaaatgtaagataatttcattggcaaatataaatgttaactattatatctaaatgttgaatgttttatctaaatgttaactgttatatataaatgttaaaaaatacattctaaatatttagcgacgtttctaaacatttagtttacattctatatatttagctttgatcctatatatttagctaagattgtaaatatttataatcaaagctaaatatatagaatataaactagatatttagctaagactctaaatatttagctttgatttctaaatatttagctaagatttcTAAAGGTTCTCATTTGAGAAGAGAATTTTTTCTGCAAATGTTaactatttaaacatttttcctgTGAATATCAAATCCCctagaagataaaaaaaacatgattgttAAAAGTTCCCTATAGGATTTGTGAATTCAGAAGAAGCACATCAGTGTTATGAAGGCATTGTTCATGACAGCGGACAACTGTCATATAAATGGCCTCTTTCAGATAAACTACATCATTCCTGCATGAGACAGAGATAGAAGAATCACTCCCAGCAAAGCACAGTCTTCTGGACATCTGGGATATGAATTTGAAGTAATCTGCTGATTACAACAGCTTAGCTGTCCTGTGAAATATTTTGCAGACATTAGGATTTGGCTTTACTATGCACACTAGGTTTACAGCTCAATGTGTCTGCAATCTACCTGAGCATTTTTAAAGTAGGGTGACCATGAGAAAAGCATTTCAGCTGTCCTTTACATGCCCTTGCAAACTTAGACATACTcttggatttgtttttcttttatggaCAGATATATGTGAAAAATGGCGATATCGATCAGTGGAGGAAGGTGAGAAAACATATGTGCTTGTGCAGCTGTGAGCTGTTATATTGTCATAATATATGTTTTAGTATTACTGTAATATGCTTTACTTTGGATTTTGGAGGGTTAGTggacaaagaaaacattgaaaagaTTTAATTCAACTTGAATTGAAggatattttctgtgttttattaccATTTATGGACTGAACAGTAGTTTTAATAATTATCTGATTAATTAGTAATTAAAAGTAACCTCAAGTTCGTACGTCTGTTTTGTTCGATGCAGCGTGTGGAGACGGCTTCAGAGTTGGCTGTATCCGAAGTCTTCTCCCAAAAGAAACCTCATTCAGGCACCAACAGCCTCCCCGTGCCTCTGCAAAGCTCTGACCAGTTAAGAGACCATGATGACGCTTACAGTGAAGGTAGGTCAgcccatggaaaaaaataacaaggcgCCTCAGGAGAAGTGTTATGTATAATATAAAAGGTTCAATCTGGGCAGCAgcagggtaaaaaaaatgtggttgGTTTCTTTTTGCAGCTCAGGCTCTTCTTAGTGATTGGCTGAGCAGTAAGTTGCGTctgcagctggagctggaggaggaggaggatgacatGATGTGCTCTGCTGGGACGAGAAGCCCTGTTGCATTGGCTAGACCTCAACCTGCTGACCTGAAATACAACAACTTTGATGGTATGAATCAAGGACAGAAACTGTGTCATGTCCAATCTATctgttgttctttgtttgaaTTCATCGAGGCAAGTTTCAGCTTGACTTACTTAGCAGTATATTAGAAAAGGAGATTTATATTTGGTATTACAAGCCAACATAGATAAGGCTTAATTATTAACAGTAAGATTTGCACTACATACTTCTTCAGTGGGTGCATAATGTCCTGTAAGGACCAGTTTACTGCaaacaaagtcatttttaagTAACTCTGACTCCAAATAGTACTaccaacacaacaacaatgaaacCCCATAATCCAAGCTCAGGATTCTGTCGATCAATGTTGTATTCATAGATTTTTTGCTTTGATAATATTATGACTATTTTTCCAATAACTTGAGATGAAACAATAGGCCACACGTGCATTTAAAAGTCTCTTTTTGACCAAAGCCTAAACAATTTAAACATTAGATACTTTTCAAACTATTTACAGTTTTTAGCTGATTTTATCCTATCAGtttatcacatttttttgaagattgatctcctctttttcctcaaTTCCTTTATTTGAGTATGGTTGGAAAATATACAAGCAGGGATGTTAAACTTGCTTCAAACAAAAATTAGTGATCATTCAattaatttttctttcttttctttgtttttttttttgtttttggataaTGTGCTCGCTTTTGGTATTTTGAGTTCCATAGTCCTACATACAAAGGATGCATACTGTAATCTTGTCACTTTTTAACAAGTGACTGtgaaatctgaaatgttgcaCTAATGCAGTTGAAAACCTATTACATTCTACTCATAGTTAACAAAAGTTTTTTGTGATTGATTATCTTTCTCAAACACTTGTTGACTCTTGTTTCGATGACTTTCACACTGTGGTGAAATGTCCTGAAAAGGAAATTACTTTAATCAACACCTTATTTGATACTTAATAATGTGCAGAAATAATTTAAAGCACAAAGAGTGACGTACatggattaaaaaatgtaaatctctCACAAGGCTCTTTCAGATGTAATATTACCCCTTTGATACCCATAGATCTATACAATTGCctgacagaggaagaagagcagaGCGCTGTTAGCAGCTTCCTTCAAGACCTGATGGAGCGGGAGGCGCTGGACTCTGAGATGATGGAGGAACTGGCTCTAGATGTAGGACAAACAAGGAAGAGGTTCAGAGACCCGATTGTGACCATGGAAGCTCGACACTTGCAGGTACGTGATTTCCTAATTCCTCAAGACACAAATGAGAAGTGAAACAACTGAAACAATGTGTGAAGCATAGTTGTTCTTAATTAGACAAATTTTCTGTGATTTACACTGAAGGTGCGGGAGAATAGGGCGCGGCGGGAGGCTGAGAGGCACAGGCAACAGAGAGCGAGGGAGGCTCAGCGGGGGGCCAGAGAGGAGGCTAAGAGCAGGGAACAAGaagtggagaggaggaagaagcagGAGGTGCggaggcaggaggagatggTACAGCAGGAGATGTTGAGGCTGCGAcgtcagagggaggagaggagaggcctGGAGCAGTTGGTTCGACAGAGGTATGGCAACAGCTCCCCTCGGCTGAAGTGGTTTCAGAATTGCTCAAAGCTGTGATGACCCTCAGCCCCCCTTTCCTTGTTGCATGGTCTGGTATTTGCTCCAATGGTTGACAGTAATCTCTTCAAAAGTAAGTCTTTGATGTGCAAAATCCATGACCCAAACTATTATTGTAGGAGTGTCCCTGTAGAGGGAAAATAAGCCCAGGGCCGGAACAATGAGACAgacgtttaaaaaaagggtgaaaAGGCTTTTTTCTATGTCTGGACAATAAAAATATGTCCTATAAACTATCAATTATATACTtaactattgttttttttaatgacttggTGAATTTGATGCTTAAGCCCTTCACAACTACAGACCTGGGTACAGTAGATTAAGAGGAAAACTGCAATTAAGTAAATGTTAAAGACAAAATAAGCATGCAATTCAAACTAGCATGAATAATTTTGAGGGCTGGCTAGGTGGGGGAATGGGCTGTGAGGACAATTGTGCTTGGGCACGGGGCTTCTGGGCATAGCGTGAGGGCACCCTCAGAGTATCTTGGAAGGGTATTATGGTCCAAAGCACACAAATTACCCACAGGGGTGCCTCAAGGGTCAGTGactggtccccttctcttctcagTATCCACCACCTCTCTTTATACAGTCATCCGCTCCCATGGTGTCTCATTCCATTGCTATGCTGACAATACCCAGCTCTTGCTGTGATTCCCGCCAGATGACATTACAGCCTTGGCAAAAAATGTCATCAGgtcttgctgatatctctaaatggatgaaagCCATCTTCAACTTACCTtacaaagactgagctccttgtcatcccagccagtcccccaatgcaaccacagatcaacaTCCAGCTTGGACCAACTAAACTCATGCACACAGTCTGcctggaacctgggtgtcatgattgatggcCAGCTAACATTTAAGGTTCACGTGGCTTAAATTGCATGGCCATATCTATTTGCCCTGTACAGTTGACAGGAAGCTCATCAGACCCTTTCTGTCAGagcatgctacacagctcctggtacaggctcttgtgttATCACACATTGACTATTGCAACTCCTAACTGGGGGTCACTACATTCAGTACAAAATTTTAGTTCGACCATCCAAGAATGTTTGACACATTGATTTGAAGCTTGGCTGACTGACCTTAGCCCTCACAACCATCTATTAGTATGTATGCTGCTAGCATAACTTTATTCTACAGCCATTATTATGGTATTCATACTTATGGattattttagacttttttttcactgcaaCCTTTGGCTATAACTTTAATCCTCTATACACTGCCCTGGTCTACTACATGCATTTTATTGTcaacagggagagggagagagtggaaGGGCAGAGGGCAGCAAGAAGCCTCCAGTCAGCTCCTCCACTTCCTTCAAAACAGCAGCAGGGGGACACAGAGCAACTacataaagaagagaaaattaTGACCAAGGTTCACATGCATGACCTCAAGGTAAGAacctgttactgtgtgtgtcagtttactTTACAGGTTTGTACAGCAATTGTAATATTTTAGATCTGCTAAAATTCATTAGCATTCATGTTTTTAGTGCCTGCAGAAGCATTTCTCTGGATGGTATTCTGTAGTGTTGGATCGAAGGCTGCGTTTGGGTAAGGCCATGGCCCTCTGTGACTGGAAGAGGCAACTGAGGGCATGGCGAGCATGGCGGGCAGTTTTGTGGGCTCAGCAAAGGCAGCGAGAAGTGgaaaggacagaggaggagctaCGAGCTGAAAACAGGcaagagctaaaaaaaaaaaaagacataatgcTAAAGAGCCCTTAAAGCTGTCATTCTATAAACCCTGCATTTGATAAATGACACACAAGTTAATTACTTGATATTCTAAATTAAATTCTCAATTATAGCAGTATTCTTAGTAGACATTTACTGATTTACAGCCTATTACCAAGCAATAACTAAGGGTTAAAAATGCAATCACATTTCCATTTACTTTAGACAATGCCAGCGGGCTGCAGAGAGTGACAGGAGGCGGTTGTTACGACAATGTCTGAATAATTGGCAACTATGGTGTCGGATGGAGAAGGAACAACGAGAGCTTTTGGCCCAGCAGCAGGAGACAAGACGCAAGATGACTTCCTTAATCAATGCAGCAACAACAGGCAAACTAAAGGCCACAGGAACCCAAAAATATCAGCACATAATGGCCCCACCTGAGGCTGTATCTACTGAGCCAGAGAGGACAAATAAGGTGAGAGATGAACTCCTCATAATGCCAAAAGGCTGGGTCCAaactaagaaaaaaatgttgtcttAACACTGCTTGGGATGACCTGAACATTTCTCAGAAAGTCTACAGTAACAAAAGAAACCTgcatttccctcagggattaataaaggatatcaaaatcaaactttttccCGCTGAAAAATTCACACTTCTGGAAAGAGGTAGTAAAAAAAGGTATAAGGGATGGAAAGCTATAGAGCAGATAGAAAGAATTGTAAAGCAGTATAAGAGGCGTAGTGCAGAGCCTGAGGGGCAAAAGAAACATGAGCAGAAGAAGAACTTGCAGGAGTTCATGTTGAAGGGGTCAAACAAGAGCATTGCTGCTTATATGTATTACAATTCCTGGGGCTTAGTTAAGATTAAGGAGCTTAATACATTATCCATGTTTCTCCCCTTCAGCTTTAACTggactttagtttttttttttacatgtcttAAAGACACAATCTCCATTTTtgctctgtttcctcctctgcaggAAGATCACCACATGTCAGGCACTTTAACCCCTAACACCTCTGCACCACATCAGAGAAAGGCCCCTGTGGGTGCTCTGACACAGCCCACTCAGCCTTGGCAGGTGACCCGACATCATGCAGCACCGAGTGCTGCTGAGCTCCATGAGGTACAGCGGAGAGGTGAGGGTGATGGCGTACCCTGTTTAAGAAGCACAGGGCCTCTGGGCAGCAGGTTTGAGAACAGACATGCCGTCCAGCAGCAGATCATCACGCAGCAGAGGAATCTGCtgaaggagcagcaggagcagatcACTCGCCTGAAGGAGGAGCAGAGTGTGGTGAGCCTGGAGCTGGACATGGAGAGAACTGCACAACTTACCCAGCTCTCAATACTGCGAGGCCACAGACCCAAAAGCCACAGCACTGACCCCACAGAGCAGAGGTGGACTCACTGAATATTGTGACAATTCAAAGCAACCAACTTCTAGATTGTTCAGTTCAAATATCACATACAAAtatgttgacaaaaaaagtttgatgATTTTCCTTAACCAGAAGGTCAAATGGTCTCCATTTTGGAAGTTAAAATTGTCTACAACCTGGCAACCCTAATGTTTTCTTTAGTTATGTCTTAATAGGGTTTAGATAAAACAGTAGTAACTTACTTTTTAACTGTTAATAAAGCCACTTGTTAGAAGACTAGGGAAGACTTAAACCAGTCCAAGTCCATGTACATGCCCAGATTGTACTCCAAACTCTCTACAATGAAACTCACTGAGGCTAGCTCGCTCCACTTTCAGCACTGCTGACTAATGGAGAATGATTTGGCGCGTCATTGTCTGTGAAAATCTCAATGGGTAATGGAGGGTTGAAAGGATTTTAACTAAAAAACACCCATTTAGGGTGATATCTCATACAGTATGTATGGAATAGTAGAGATTTATTGATTTTCAGCAGCTACAGCGAGGTGAACCAAGGTAAAAGTCATTATCCGTTAATAACCTTCCCTTTTGAATACAACTCACATCGGAGCGGATACGAAGAGTATGCTACAGAGGGATTTTGAAGCGAGGAGAGAGCTGAAGTCAGGAGgttgtgaaaaatgtatatttttttccactcattGTTCATTTAATCATATATAATTTATGAGATTCCAAATGAAACAGGCTTTTGCATAAGTCTGTACAAGTCTTTGTAACCGTTCCTttaagtgaaaaagaaaaagttttgcACCTCATTGGAACTCTTTTATAGATTTAGGCCATTCTAACAAGGTTAGCTAGGTCGATGCCTGTCTAAATTGTCAAGTTCCAGACAATAATGAGGTACAGGTGAGGTTGTAGACAGTGTTATGAGCagcctgtgtttctgtgtcaatGGCTTTGTTTCTGTTGCAGAGCACAGAGAGCTACTGGAGAACCTGAAGGTTTCTGTGCACCTCGGAGGAAAGCTGTTTCACAGCAGAGATGTCCACATCCAATCATCACGGGTCAGTCTGAAAATCCTTCACTTAAAAGCATACACATACGACCCTGACTCACAATAATGGGGAATAATTTGCATACATAAAAGCCTTTAGGTCTTAAGTGATTCAATAGTAGTGCATGTGTGATGTCTGCTCTGACTTTGACGTACGTGTTCAGAGTATAAAGAGCCGAAATATAAAGTTACAATCAAATATTCGCTTAATATTGTGCTACTCTCACCTCTGTCCCGCTCCCTGAAGCCATGGAGGCTCGTGCACATCAAcgggcagagaggaggaaggaaattGAGGAACTGaaaaggaagaaggaagaggaaaaacTGGTACaagttgttgtctttttgaaCCACCACACTGTTTGGAAAGACAAGCCTGAAGCAATAATGTGAGAATAACACAAATTTAACGGCCATAAATGCATCTTTTCCAGGCTGAGATGAAAGCTGCCGAGGagcagaggcagagggaggaagaggaggagaaacacttagcagcagagaagaagagagaggagaaaaggcaGGAAAGAGAGGTATTTATATCTAAGACACTCTAAGTGGCATAAAATGTCGAcaaattacacatttaaatcatgtcactgtctttctgtgtgtagAGGGAAGAGGAAAAAATGAGGCAACTGAAAAGGCAACAGGAGCTCCTTCAGCTGGCACGTCAACACTACCACAGAAACGTACTTCTACGTCAAGGCCTGGCGCCATGGATACGCCTCCTACAGCTCAGACAATGCAACATACTGGTAATTTACCTGTCAGAGTGTTTTTTAGGTCCTCTAACCCACCCACTATTGACCCAGGAGGTGGAATCGAATTTGGCATTAACTTTGAAGAGTACATCAAAATCCTATTTGAGCGAGAAACTGTGCAAAGAGCATGTCAGGCTCTCCgtcatcacacacactcctgcaacAACTGAATTACAATAAGGGGGAGGGAAGAAATTTTGACCTTCAATTGTTGAGCCAAGTCTAGAACACACTGAGGTTaattttgaataataaaaagctTCCTGCATGTTGCTTATACACTAAAAAAATCGCATGTAGTTTTCTTTGCTATCTTTCTTGGAGGCACTCACTTAAAGAGATTGTTGAAGGCTCTTAATCATTTATGTCTCCACAAATTACTAGTTGTTGTTCTTCATTCAGAAACTGGGGAAGCACATCACTGAAGTTTTAAAGCCTGTTCAGATTTCTTTCAAAAGAAGGTTACAAAGTCTAAATCTGTTCAAAGCAGATTTAACCGTGTTAATGTTGCCTTGAAAATTGTATTGCAGTTGCTTAAACATGGATGGCAGGAACAGACATGTTCAagatattaaacattaaacaggaTTTAACATTAGAATATTAGCTCTTTATATATCTCCTGTTTGCTTCAGCTGCCACTTTGTATGCGTTCGTTAATTTAGTCTGTATCTATGTTGTTTCTGCAAAGACTGttctttattatcatttcttTATTCGTACTGTCGCCTGGTTGTGAAGCAAGCTTTGGAATGTTATGTTATGTGAAGTTAACCATTATGATAATAAGGGACCACCCACCTAATGACACCCAATCTAAAACATCTAACATTGTATTATTGAAGAAATGGACATACTGGATCCAGTAGAAATACGGTACTCAGAATCAAATTAAGCATTCCAAGCCAAGGCTATGAAACTTGCTTATACTTCTGGACACTCAAACtcaaagaagacagagaggaacatATCCAAAGCATGTGAAACAACTTTCTTGCCACATTCTCTGATAGAATCAAgtcttcaaaatgtttctgtgttcgAAACAATACCACACAAATTCTCCTGTGCATACATGTAACATAGATAATATATAAACCCTCTGTGCTGAATGTGCGATGCAGTCGGAGACAAGCGGCTTTTCATTTGACACCGCTCTATTGTTTTCAACCTGGCACATACGATTGAGTTTGGATGCATTCATCAGTGTGTATCGACGCTTTTCTTTTCAATCCTCGCCAGCTGGCAGACCGTCACCACAATCTCTTCCTCCTGAGGCGCTGCACACAAGGCTGGCTGCAATCAGCAAGAGAGTCCCTCTCTGAGAGGGAGGCTTCTGCTGACCAACTGTACCAGCACACTTTGCTGCAGAGGGGCTTAAGCTGCTGGAAAAGAGTGAGTatgcacacacaatcacacactcacaatcacacacacaaataaaatatgtcattaaaaaaatacaacttcgTAACTTGGATGAGATTGAAATACATATTAAAGATAATAAAGATATGTTTGGTAACATCGAACTGGCCTTATTTGtaatttttcactttcattCGAGTCTTAACTTTAAAACTTGAGCCTTTCTCTGAGGGAAGCCGCTTTTTGTCCCCAAAGTAAAGAAATAGATTCTGGCTCAAtaatgtgttcacacaggggGGCAGTCTCCCCATCTACTACCAGAGGTgatttcctccttcctctctaaTTTATGTAACCTCCCAGGAGGAGTGTTTTACAGCTTGTGAAATTGGCTAAAATTAATAGAGACACCTCTTGATGACAAACCAGATCATAAGCAACAAGGCTGACTGTTTCTAACTActattttacatgtttgaaattgttCCTGGGCAGCAGGTGTCAGAAAAAGGTGATAAACTGCACACtgctaaaacagcttttattttttttacattttcccctGCATAATGGACAACATCagcaaagaaataagaaaatccCAAAATCTAAACAGTTCTAAAGTTC
This is a stretch of genomic DNA from Labrus bergylta chromosome 20, fLabBer1.1, whole genome shotgun sequence. It encodes these proteins:
- the ccdc191 gene encoding coiled-coil domain-containing protein 191; protein product: MAFPGHNPHLFNWRKLGKSETTAHKIYVKNGDIDQWRKRVETASELAVSEVFSQKKPHSGTNSLPVPLQSSDQLRDHDDAYSEAQALLSDWLSSKLRLQLELEEEEDDMMCSAGTRSPVALARPQPADLKYNNFDDLYNCLTEEEEQSAVSSFLQDLMEREALDSEMMEELALDVGQTRKRFRDPIVTMEARHLQVRENRARREAERHRQQRAREAQRGAREEAKSREQEVERRKKQEVRRQEEMVQQEMLRLRRQREERRGLEQLVRQRERERVEGQRAARSLQSAPPLPSKQQQGDTEQLHKEEKIMTKVHMHDLKCLQKHFSGWYSVVLDRRLRLGKAMALCDWKRQLRAWRAWRAVLWAQQRQREVERTEEELRAENRQCQRAAESDRRRLLRQCLNNWQLWCRMEKEQRELLAQQQETRRKMTSLINAATTGKLKATGTQKYQHIMAPPEAVSTEPERTNKEDHHMSGTLTPNTSAPHQRKAPVGALTQPTQPWQVTRHHAAPSAAELHEVQRRGEGDGVPCLRSTGPLGSRFENRHAVQQQIITQQRNLLKEQQEQITRLKEEQSVVSLELDMERTAQLTQLSILRGHRPKSHSTDPTEQRAQRATGEPEGFCAPRRKAVSQQRCPHPIITAMEARAHQRAERRKEIEELKRKKEEEKLAEMKAAEEQRQREEEEEKHLAAEKKREEKRQEREREEEKMRQLKRQQELLQLARQHYHRNVLLRQGLAPWIRLLQLRQCNILLADRHHNLFLLRRCTQGWLQSARESLSEREASADQLYQHTLLQRGLSCWKRLKDWRMIQEERAERYYRTCTLRRFLLALLDHVSQERLLEWDRQELSQEHNNRRVLRRCFLAWRQLPCQLRKEREKEVRRERLGRRVTEVLPDFCSHPL